In Tissierellales bacterium, one DNA window encodes the following:
- the grdH gene encoding betaine reductase selenoprotein B codes for MMKAILYVNQFFGQIGGEDKADYEPTIHEGCVGPAMELNKQLQNAEVSHTIICGDNFMGSNQDEAVERILGMLEGKEFDIFFAGPAFQAGRYGNACGVICKAVKEKFGVPVVSSMHEENPGVLMFKKEMVIFPSGKSAAAMRKDIKKMAAYGDKVLAGEKLGTAEEEGYYVRGIRHQVWLESKKPAAERVVEMLLKKLNGEEFQTELPIPQSDRVEIAAPIKDLSKATIALVTTSGIVPVENPDRIQSASATRWGRYSVEGLDHLASGVFKTIHAGFDPAAADATPDVCVPLDALRAYEKEGVIGKVHDYFYTTVGTGTTEAEAARMAKEMVEYFKEAGVDGVIMTSTUGTCTRCGATMVKEIERAGFPVVQMANLVPVAKTVGANKIVPTISIPYPLGDPATSEAEQWKLRHHRVGVALEALTVDVKEQTVFKVKF; via the coding sequence TTGATGAAGGCAATATTATATGTTAACCAGTTTTTCGGACAAATTGGTGGAGAAGACAAAGCTGATTATGAGCCAACTATACACGAAGGTTGCGTTGGTCCAGCTATGGAATTAAATAAACAGTTGCAAAATGCGGAAGTTTCGCATACAATAATCTGTGGAGATAACTTCATGGGTTCTAATCAAGACGAAGCAGTAGAGAGAATATTAGGTATGCTAGAAGGTAAAGAATTCGATATCTTCTTTGCAGGTCCTGCATTCCAAGCTGGTCGTTATGGTAACGCTTGTGGTGTTATCTGTAAAGCAGTAAAAGAAAAATTTGGTGTTCCTGTAGTATCATCAATGCACGAAGAAAACCCTGGGGTTTTAATGTTCAAAAAAGAAATGGTTATTTTCCCAAGTGGTAAAAGTGCTGCAGCGATGAGAAAAGACATCAAAAAAATGGCGGCATATGGTGACAAAGTTCTTGCTGGCGAAAAATTAGGTACAGCAGAAGAAGAAGGTTACTATGTTAGAGGTATTAGACATCAAGTATGGTTGGAGAGCAAAAAGCCTGCAGCTGAGCGTGTTGTTGAAATGCTTCTTAAAAAATTGAATGGTGAAGAGTTCCAAACAGAACTTCCTATTCCTCAGTCTGATAGAGTTGAAATTGCAGCTCCTATTAAAGACTTGAGCAAGGCTACGATTGCACTTGTTACTACAAGTGGTATTGTACCAGTAGAAAATCCAGATAGAATCCAATCAGCATCAGCGACTCGTTGGGGACGTTACAGTGTTGAAGGATTAGATCACTTAGCTAGTGGTGTATTTAAAACAATCCATGCTGGTTTTGACCCTGCAGCTGCAGATGCAACTCCAGACGTGTGTGTACCTTTAGATGCACTTAGAGCTTACGAAAAAGAAGGCGTTATCGGTAAAGTTCATGATTACTTCTACACTACAGTAGGTACAGGAACTACAGAAGCTGAAGCGGCTAGAATGGCTAAAGAAATGGTTGAATACTTTAAAGAAGCAGGTGTAGATGGCGTTATTATGACTTCTACTTGAGGTACTTGTACACGTTGCGGTGCAACGATGGTAAAAGAAATTGAAAGAGCTGGATTCCCAGTAGTTCAAATGGCGAACTTAGTTCCAGTTGCTAAGACTGTTGGAGCTAACAAAATTGTTCCAACTATCTCGATCCCATATCCATTAGGAGATCCTGCTACAAGTGAAGCAGAGCAATGGAAATTGAGACACCACAGAGTAGGAGTAGCTTTAGAAGCTTTAACAGTAGATGTTAAAGAGCAAACAGTATTTAAAGTTAAATTCTAG
- the grdA gene encoding glycine/sarcosine/betaine reductase complex selenoprotein A, translating to MGRFDGKKVVIIGDRDGIPGPAIEECLKSTEAEVVFSSTECFVUTAAGAMDLENQKRVKDFADQYGAENVVVLVGAAEGEAAGLAAETVTAGDPTFAGPLAGVALGLGVYHVVEPEFKDEVDAEVYDEQVGMMEMVLDVDDIIEEMQEIRNEFCKFND from the coding sequence ATGGGTAGATTTGATGGCAAAAAAGTTGTAATCATTGGCGACAGAGATGGTATACCAGGTCCAGCAATTGAAGAATGTTTAAAATCAACTGAAGCGGAGGTAGTGTTCTCTTCGACAGAGTGTTTTGTCTGAACGGCTGCAGGTGCGATGGATTTGGAAAATCAAAAAAGAGTAAAAGATTTCGCTGATCAATATGGAGCAGAAAATGTAGTAGTATTAGTTGGAGCAGCTGAAGGTGAAGCTGCAGGTCTTGCTGCTGAAACAGTAACAGCTGGTGACCCAACATTTGCTGGTCCTTTAGCAGGAGTAGCATTAGGATTAGGTGTATATCACGTAGTTGAGCCTGAGTTCAAAGACGAAGTAGACGCAGAAGTTTACGACGAACAAGTTGGAATGATGGAAATGGTTCTTGACGTAGATGATATCATCGAAGAAATGCAAGAAATTCGTAACGAATTCTGCAAATTCAATGACTAA
- the grdC gene encoding glycine/sarcosine/betaine reductase complex component C subunit beta encodes MSFAVVKGAGYILAHTPDMVIHNGTTQTTERIVNPDSEYLKELPKHLRSFEEVVGYYPNQTYIGNVTPAELGEIEKPWCKQNMENADRYGKFGELMPQDEFIGLMKISDVFDLVLLEKDFTASVKEALTNHPLISDELVAKLGEGVEAAQIESLVNDEHSEPFYNDHKLVGCVKRAHDVDTNLTAHTIFENLVVKASGVLSLLNLLDKNDIDPADVDYVIECSEEACGDMNQRGGGNFAKSIAEMCGCVNATGSDTRGFCAAPTHALIEAASFVKAGTHKNVVMVAGGASAKLGMNGKDHVKKELPILEDTVGGFAILLSENDGVNPVVRTDMMGKHTVGTGSSPQAVITSLITQPLDKAGLKITDVDKYSVEMQNPDITKPAGAGDVPEANYKMIAALGVKRGDLERADIKTFAAKHGMQGWAPTQGHIPSGVPYLGFAIDDMTTGDVNRAMIVGKGSLFLGRMTNLFDGVSVILERNTGEVESGEGVSKESIKQIMAEAIREMAAGLSAE; translated from the coding sequence ATGTCTTTTGCAGTAGTAAAAGGAGCAGGTTATATCCTAGCTCACACACCAGATATGGTCATCCACAATGGAACGACTCAAACAACTGAAAGAATTGTTAACCCAGATTCTGAATATTTAAAGGAACTTCCAAAGCACTTAAGAAGCTTTGAAGAGGTAGTTGGATATTATCCAAACCAAACTTATATCGGAAATGTTACACCAGCAGAGCTTGGAGAAATCGAAAAGCCATGGTGCAAGCAAAACATGGAAAATGCTGATAGATATGGTAAATTCGGTGAATTGATGCCACAAGACGAGTTTATAGGACTTATGAAAATATCAGACGTTTTTGATTTAGTATTATTAGAAAAGGATTTCACAGCTAGCGTTAAAGAAGCTTTAACAAACCATCCATTAATTAGCGATGAGTTAGTAGCTAAATTAGGCGAAGGTGTTGAAGCAGCTCAGATAGAATCATTAGTAAATGATGAGCATTCAGAACCTTTCTACAATGATCACAAATTAGTTGGTTGTGTAAAGAGAGCTCATGATGTTGATACTAACTTGACAGCACATACAATCTTTGAAAACTTGGTTGTAAAAGCGTCAGGTGTTTTGTCATTATTAAACTTATTGGACAAAAATGATATAGATCCTGCTGATGTAGACTATGTAATCGAATGTTCAGAAGAAGCGTGTGGAGACATGAACCAAAGAGGTGGCGGTAACTTCGCTAAGTCAATCGCTGAAATGTGTGGTTGTGTAAACGCAACTGGTTCTGATACAAGAGGTTTCTGTGCTGCACCAACTCATGCTCTTATAGAAGCAGCTAGTTTTGTAAAAGCTGGTACACATAAGAACGTTGTAATGGTAGCAGGTGGAGCTTCAGCTAAACTTGGTATGAACGGTAAAGATCACGTTAAGAAAGAGTTACCAATTCTTGAAGATACAGTGGGTGGATTTGCTATATTGCTTAGCGAAAACGACGGTGTTAACCCAGTTGTTAGAACTGACATGATGGGTAAACATACAGTTGGTACAGGTTCATCTCCTCAAGCTGTTATCACATCACTTATAACTCAACCTCTTGATAAAGCAGGATTGAAAATAACTGATGTTGATAAGTATTCAGTAGAGATGCAAAACCCAGATATCACTAAGCCAGCAGGTGCTGGAGATGTTCCAGAAGCGAACTACAAAATGATTGCAGCTTTAGGCGTAAAAAGAGGCGACTTAGAAAGAGCTGATATCAAGACTTTTGCTGCTAAGCATGGTATGCAAGGTTGGGCTCCAACTCAAGGTCATATTCCATCAGGAGTTCCTTACTTAGGATTTGCTATAGATGATATGACAACTGGCGATGTAAACAGAGCTATGATCGTTGGTAAAGGAAGTTTATTCTTAGGAAGAATGACTAACTTATTTGACGGAGTTTCAGTAATCTTAGAAAGAAATACTGGAGAAGTAGAAAGCGGAGAAGGCGTTTCTAAAGAAAGCATCAAGCAAATTATGGCTGAAGCTATCAGAGAAATGGCAGCCGGACTATCAGCTGAATAG
- a CDS encoding thioredoxin family protein codes for MLAVDKKTFEPEVLEAEGYVFVDFWSESCGPCKALMPGVIELSEKYGEGMKFCKMDASKARRVAIKQKVLGLPTMTVYKDGEKVDELTKDDATLENIEAMIKKYI; via the coding sequence ATGTTAGCAGTAGATAAGAAAACGTTTGAACCAGAAGTATTAGAAGCAGAAGGTTATGTATTTGTAGATTTTTGGAGTGAAAGTTGCGGTCCTTGTAAAGCATTAATGCCAGGCGTAATTGAGCTTTCAGAAAAATACGGTGAAGGCATGAAGTTTTGTAAAATGGATGCTTCAAAAGCAAGAAGAGTTGCAATTAAACAAAAAGTTTTAGGTTTACCAACTATGACTGTTTACAAAGACGGAGAAAAAGTTGATGAATTAACTAAAGACGATGCAACACTTGAGAACATCGAAGCGATGATCAAGAAATATATCTAA
- a CDS encoding glycine/sarcosine/betaine reductase component B subunit translates to MKLEIGNFYVKDIVFGENNSFENGILTINKQQALDFVMEDEHITGADLVIVKPGDEVRLVPVKEAIEPRVKVDGRTLFPGITGEVEAAGNGRTHALKNCSVLVVGQHWGGFQDGLIDMSGEGAKYTYYSQLINIVLVGSTDEEFEAREQQKKNKALRWAGHKLAEYVGTIVKDLEPADVETYELAPVTKRDDATAKLPNVVMVMQPQSQMEELGYNDMVYGWDMNRYLPSFMNPNEILDGALISGSFMPCSSKWSTYDFQNNPTIKRLYAEHGKTINFLGVIMSNLNVALEQKERAALFVAQMATSLGADGAIVAEEGYGNPDADFIACCVALEDAGVKTVGITNECTGRDGASQPLVTLDEKVDAIVSCGNVSELIELPPMKTVIGELEALARDGLSGGWAHDEVLGASVKEDGSIIMENNAMFCGDQVVGWSTKTMKEF, encoded by the coding sequence ATGAAATTAGAGATTGGTAATTTCTATGTGAAAGATATCGTATTTGGAGAGAACAACTCATTTGAAAACGGTATCCTTACAATCAACAAGCAACAAGCTTTAGATTTCGTAATGGAAGATGAGCACATCACTGGAGCTGACCTTGTTATTGTAAAACCTGGCGACGAAGTTCGTTTAGTACCTGTGAAGGAGGCTATCGAGCCTAGAGTTAAGGTGGATGGAAGAACATTGTTCCCTGGAATAACTGGAGAGGTAGAGGCTGCTGGAAACGGAAGAACTCACGCTCTTAAAAACTGTAGTGTTTTAGTAGTAGGACAACACTGGGGTGGATTCCAAGATGGTTTAATTGATATGAGTGGTGAAGGTGCTAAGTACACTTATTACTCACAATTAATAAATATAGTTCTAGTTGGTTCTACAGATGAAGAATTCGAAGCTAGAGAACAACAAAAGAAAAATAAAGCACTTAGATGGGCTGGACATAAATTAGCTGAGTATGTTGGTACAATCGTTAAAGATTTAGAACCAGCAGACGTTGAAACTTACGAATTAGCACCTGTTACAAAGCGTGACGATGCTACAGCAAAACTTCCAAACGTTGTTATGGTTATGCAACCACAATCACAAATGGAAGAATTAGGATACAATGACATGGTTTATGGATGGGATATGAACAGATATTTACCAAGTTTCATGAATCCAAATGAAATTTTAGACGGAGCTTTGATTTCAGGTAGTTTCATGCCTTGTTCTTCAAAGTGGTCAACATATGACTTCCAAAACAACCCAACAATTAAGAGATTGTATGCAGAGCATGGCAAGACAATTAACTTCTTAGGAGTTATCATGTCAAATCTTAATGTTGCATTGGAACAAAAAGAAAGAGCTGCATTATTCGTAGCACAGATGGCAACATCATTAGGTGCTGACGGAGCAATCGTAGCTGAAGAGGGTTATGGTAACCCAGATGCTGACTTTATCGCTTGCTGTGTAGCATTAGAAGATGCTGGCGTTAAAACTGTTGGTATTACAAATGAGTGTACAGGTAGAGATGGTGCATCTCAACCATTAGTTACATTAGATGAAAAAGTAGATGCAATCGTATCTTGTGGTAACGTATCAGAATTGATTGAGTTACCTCCAATGAAAACTGTTATTGGTGAATTAGAAGCTCTTGCTAGAGACGGTTTATCAGGCGGTTGGGCACATGATGAAGTATTAGGTGCTTCTGTTAAAGAAGACGGATCTATCATCATGGAAAATAACGCAATGTTCTGTGGTGACCAAGTAGTAGGTTGGTCAACTAAGACAATGAAAGAATTTTAG